In Bacillus sp. DX3.1, the following proteins share a genomic window:
- a CDS encoding S8 family serine peptidase: MNNFKKQFAIIGLSSTLVLSQFPGPLTNSFPSAVAHAEENGTPKELLANLTPEQREALTKLQKPEELLANLTSEQREALMKLQTINETGLHLSPEINMESTDEISVIVEFKQRPHQVAMLEAAAEGKSLSASEAKKQVDASHDTFKKDLKTIFTSKGEKKAPSFQVKHSYKSAFNGVSMKLPANQVQSLLQSKEVKAVYSDVQVQAEPPVKEEKTEVSTLSKGMADEISYLQVDKLHQEGFTGKGIKVGVIDTGIDYNHPDLKNAFKGGYDFVDNDTDPMETTYEDWENSGKPEVPGFTYYTTHGTHVAGTIAGQGTNTSEHATTGIAPDAELYAYRVLGPYGSGSFTGVIAGIDKAVEDGMDVINMSLSAAINDPMYPVSMAVNNAVLNGVTAVVSAGNTGDKMYTLGAPAAAALAITVGASNVPITLVNYKGSLAAGQDKISADLRLLAIGYGDDVTKLKDQMLPIVDAGMGSETDFTGKDVKGKIALVSRGNNMALADKINFAKKNGAAAVLLFNDKAEEGHIPAYLAEGIDYIPTFSLSNAEGLALKEKVEAGHNNFTFGEMTESKTEGDVLAGFSSRGPSRVNSDVKPEVTAPGVAVFSTVASDLVNHGKEDNYQYAYQRMSGTSMASPHVTGIAALLLQANPKLQPEDVKTILMNTADPLSKPYSVFEVGAGRVDPYEAIHSDVEIKVNDKTEMIENGKEKLIKEQTGGISFGTLSYTGEDIKDIRSLTLSNKGKTTKTFDVKVEFQTDARGSKDAKKNGVKAMTSHSITLEGGSEKKTNFGILIPKTAEKGLYEGYVVYTNKDNPSETYQVPFGVNYVEEGFEKFTVLTKAVTTTTSISAPNPFMNNGSIFLLNLKSHVKRVDFLLIDAKTNQYAGYLGVLSGQTLKPHVDTPVIGFWGFYLPFIGDPNKPFSTDAEYLNSQFTDTLNWVKPGNYKIRAIATNDQGKISTSAEEPFFVDNTAPEFKLSLPHGVYEYEAGQKTVPVSGSIYDESVNDIKAAGFDVSQSINKVAYYYNKAKPGPKDWQNTQQGKPSGAISLNPDGTFASEMPMDESIPILPVRFYGHSISGAGDYPKMPTTYFVKKGTQYVDATPNKQEPKMGESVTYTLKMNNANKLKEQTFTFDYLSDHFEIESVTVNPELQKKANVQLDQKELPGSGAVKKHSIHVSVPEGIDGTVPMVDVKMKVKDNLYYDDVLELKNLTSSYINAENATVSVPSASVESYVIPTFSEIMVGSLAEGIPQTVDYSKIGATSFVTDMNNKEYKGTIANTGSGGYPQSTFSKLPVTDKEMMYHTNIPGHFTNHRPFTVFKQELTTIRGEKDSPINSGTVKAGDVNKDDVIDIMDAVFMKEKWGTNTRSADINFDGTVDMKDFAFIEKNFLSVNKTATNPPKPKEKYQGKTLESIKKELEGK, translated from the coding sequence GTGAACAACTTCAAAAAACAATTTGCGATAATCGGTCTTTCTAGCACTCTCGTTTTATCACAGTTCCCTGGACCCTTAACAAATTCTTTCCCTTCGGCGGTTGCACATGCAGAAGAGAACGGAACCCCAAAGGAACTACTAGCTAATCTTACTCCAGAACAGCGTGAAGCTCTTACAAAGCTACAAAAACCAGAGGAACTACTAGCTAATCTCACTTCAGAACAGCGTGAAGCTCTTATGAAACTACAAACAATCAATGAAACTGGTTTGCATTTATCACCAGAGATAAATATGGAGAGTACAGACGAAATTTCTGTTATTGTTGAATTTAAACAAAGGCCACATCAAGTAGCTATGTTAGAAGCAGCGGCAGAAGGAAAAAGCTTGTCTGCATCAGAAGCGAAAAAACAAGTAGATGCCTCCCATGATACATTTAAAAAAGATTTAAAAACGATCTTTACGTCAAAAGGAGAGAAAAAAGCACCTTCTTTCCAAGTGAAACATTCTTATAAAAGCGCTTTCAATGGTGTGTCTATGAAACTGCCGGCAAACCAAGTGCAATCACTCCTACAATCAAAGGAAGTCAAAGCCGTATACAGTGATGTGCAGGTCCAAGCTGAACCACCTGTAAAAGAGGAAAAAACTGAAGTCAGCACCCTTAGTAAAGGAATGGCAGATGAGATCTCCTACCTTCAAGTGGACAAGCTTCATCAAGAGGGGTTCACAGGAAAAGGCATTAAAGTAGGAGTAATAGATACAGGAATTGACTATAACCATCCAGACTTAAAGAATGCTTTTAAAGGTGGATATGACTTTGTCGACAATGATACTGATCCGATGGAAACGACGTATGAGGATTGGGAAAATTCGGGCAAGCCGGAAGTTCCAGGATTTACCTATTACACCACGCACGGAACACATGTTGCAGGAACCATTGCTGGACAAGGAACCAATACTAGTGAACACGCAACTACAGGGATCGCTCCAGACGCTGAACTGTACGCGTACCGTGTTCTAGGACCATATGGATCAGGATCATTTACTGGAGTTATTGCCGGAATTGATAAAGCGGTTGAGGATGGCATGGACGTGATTAATATGTCACTGAGCGCAGCCATAAATGACCCGATGTATCCCGTAAGTATGGCCGTGAATAACGCTGTTTTAAACGGAGTTACGGCAGTGGTATCTGCTGGAAACACAGGAGATAAAATGTACACGTTAGGAGCTCCAGCTGCAGCAGCATTAGCAATTACCGTAGGAGCAAGTAATGTTCCAATTACACTTGTAAACTATAAAGGCTCACTTGCAGCAGGACAAGATAAAATATCTGCAGACTTACGCCTATTGGCAATCGGATATGGAGATGACGTTACCAAACTAAAAGACCAGATGCTTCCGATTGTCGATGCTGGTATGGGCAGCGAGACCGATTTTACGGGTAAAGATGTAAAAGGAAAGATTGCCTTAGTAAGCCGTGGAAATAACATGGCATTGGCCGATAAAATTAATTTTGCTAAGAAAAATGGTGCAGCTGCGGTACTTTTATTCAATGACAAGGCAGAAGAAGGACATATTCCCGCTTATTTAGCAGAAGGAATCGATTATATCCCGACATTCTCCTTATCCAATGCAGAAGGATTAGCCTTGAAAGAAAAGGTAGAAGCGGGGCACAACAACTTCACATTTGGAGAGATGACAGAATCGAAAACAGAAGGAGATGTATTGGCAGGTTTTAGCTCCCGCGGACCATCACGTGTCAATTCTGACGTCAAGCCAGAAGTAACAGCACCAGGCGTAGCAGTCTTCTCTACTGTGGCTTCAGATTTGGTCAATCATGGTAAAGAAGACAATTATCAATATGCATATCAGCGCATGTCTGGAACGTCGATGGCATCTCCACATGTTACCGGTATCGCTGCACTCTTACTACAAGCAAATCCTAAATTACAGCCAGAAGACGTGAAGACTATTTTAATGAATACAGCAGATCCACTCAGCAAACCTTACAGTGTATTTGAAGTTGGTGCAGGACGCGTCGATCCATATGAAGCGATCCATTCTGATGTGGAGATTAAAGTGAATGACAAGACAGAAATGATTGAAAATGGTAAGGAAAAACTCATCAAAGAACAAACAGGTGGCATCAGCTTTGGCACACTTTCTTATACAGGCGAGGATATTAAGGACATACGCTCTTTGACACTCAGCAACAAAGGGAAAACAACAAAAACGTTTGATGTAAAAGTGGAATTTCAAACAGATGCAAGGGGATCAAAGGACGCAAAGAAAAACGGCGTAAAGGCGATGACAAGTCATTCAATTACACTCGAGGGCGGAAGTGAAAAGAAGACCAACTTTGGGATTTTGATTCCAAAAACAGCAGAAAAGGGACTCTATGAAGGGTATGTGGTGTATACAAACAAAGACAATCCATCAGAAACGTATCAAGTTCCATTTGGTGTCAATTATGTAGAAGAAGGATTTGAAAAGTTCACAGTGCTAACAAAGGCAGTAACAACAACAACATCTATATCGGCTCCAAACCCATTTATGAATAACGGCTCCATCTTCCTTTTAAATTTGAAATCTCATGTAAAAAGGGTTGATTTCTTGCTTATAGATGCCAAAACAAACCAGTATGCTGGGTATCTTGGCGTTCTTTCTGGTCAAACCTTGAAGCCACATGTAGATACTCCTGTTATAGGATTTTGGGGATTTTATTTACCGTTTATTGGAGATCCAAATAAACCATTTTCTACTGATGCCGAATATTTAAACTCTCAATTTACTGATACACTTAACTGGGTAAAACCTGGAAATTATAAGATAAGGGCCATTGCGACAAATGATCAAGGAAAAATCTCTACATCTGCAGAAGAACCTTTTTTTGTAGATAATACGGCTCCAGAATTTAAGCTTTCCCTTCCGCACGGAGTGTACGAGTATGAAGCAGGGCAAAAAACAGTTCCTGTTTCAGGGTCTATTTACGACGAGAGTGTTAATGATATAAAGGCTGCCGGTTTCGATGTCTCTCAATCTATAAATAAAGTTGCATATTATTACAACAAAGCTAAACCGGGACCAAAGGATTGGCAGAACACTCAACAAGGGAAACCAAGCGGAGCCATTTCTCTTAATCCAGATGGCACATTTGCAAGTGAGATGCCAATGGATGAATCTATCCCAATTCTTCCTGTTCGTTTCTATGGTCATAGTATATCAGGAGCTGGAGATTATCCAAAAATGCCGACAACGTATTTTGTTAAAAAGGGTACGCAATATGTAGACGCAACGCCAAATAAGCAAGAGCCAAAAATGGGTGAATCTGTTACTTATACACTAAAAATGAATAATGCTAACAAATTAAAGGAACAAACGTTTACATTTGACTATTTAAGCGATCACTTTGAAATTGAAAGTGTAACCGTTAATCCGGAATTACAGAAAAAAGCCAACGTACAATTGGATCAAAAAGAATTACCAGGCAGTGGGGCGGTTAAAAAGCATAGCATACATGTATCTGTACCGGAGGGGATAGACGGCACTGTGCCAATGGTAGATGTAAAAATGAAAGTTAAGGACAACTTATATTACGACGACGTATTAGAATTGAAAAACCTTACGTCCTCTTATATCAATGCTGAAAATGCAACGGTTTCTGTACCAAGTGCATCTGTTGAATCTTATGTAATCCCGACGTTTTCAGAAATTATGGTGGGAAGTTTGGCAGAAGGTATCCCGCAAACGGTGGATTACAGTAAAATAGGTGCAACTTCATTTGTTACGGATATGAACAACAAAGAATATAAAGGTACAATTGCAAATACGGGCAGCGGCGGTTATCCACAATCAACGTTTTCTAAATTGCCGGTAACTGACAAAGAAATGATGTACCACACTAACATACCTGGACACTTTACAAATCATAGACCGTTTACTGTCTTTAAACAAGAATTAACAACGATTCGTGGGGAAAAAGACAGTCCGATTAATAGCGGCACTGTAAAAGCGGGTGACGTTAACAAAGATGATGTGATCGACATTATGGACGCAGTATTTATGAAAGAAAAATGGGGAACAAATACACGTAGCGCAGACATCAATTTTGATGGTACAGTTGATATGAAAGACTTTGCGTTTATAGAAAAGAATTTCTTATCGGTGAATAAAACTGCAACGAATCCTCCAAAACCGAAAGAGAAATATCAAGGGAAGACATTAGAAAGTATTAAAAAAGAATTAGAAGGTAAGTAA
- a CDS encoding oxidoreductase, which yields MQKKIAIITGASSGFGLLTSLELAKKGFYVIATMRNLEKQTNLLSQATTLQLEQNIQTHQLDVTNQESITRFQLFLKQLDQVDVLVNNAGYASGGFVEEISIEEYRRQFETNVFGAIAVTQIVLPFMREQKSGKVINVSSISGKIGFPGLSPYVSSKHALEGWSESLRLEVKPFGIKVSLVEPGSYNTNIWEVGQQLAQSHSNSESPYKEYMDKIQNHINSGSDTFGNPIDVAKKIVSIAEAKQTTLRYPIGKGVRLMIVAKKILPWRWWEFLVLRSFRKM from the coding sequence ATGCAGAAAAAGATTGCAATTATTACAGGGGCATCAAGCGGTTTTGGACTTTTAACTTCCCTTGAACTCGCGAAAAAAGGATTTTATGTCATTGCAACGATGAGAAACCTTGAAAAACAAACAAATTTACTTTCCCAAGCAACAACATTGCAGTTAGAACAAAATATCCAGACACATCAACTAGATGTAACCAACCAAGAATCTATTACTAGATTTCAATTATTTTTAAAACAACTTGATCAAGTAGATGTCCTTGTGAACAACGCTGGCTATGCAAGCGGTGGATTTGTTGAAGAAATTTCAATTGAAGAATACCGAAGACAATTTGAAACAAACGTATTTGGAGCAATTGCGGTAACACAAATTGTGTTACCTTTTATGCGGGAACAAAAGAGTGGAAAAGTTATTAATGTCAGCAGCATTAGCGGAAAAATTGGATTTCCGGGCCTCTCCCCTTACGTTTCTTCTAAACATGCACTTGAAGGATGGAGCGAATCACTTCGTTTAGAAGTAAAACCGTTCGGTATTAAAGTTTCATTAGTGGAACCTGGTTCCTATAACACAAACATTTGGGAAGTTGGACAACAGCTTGCACAAAGTCATTCTAACTCCGAATCCCCTTATAAAGAATATATGGACAAAATACAAAATCACATCAATAGTGGTAGTGATACTTTTGGTAACCCAATAGACGTTGCTAAAAAGATTGTATCTATTGCAGAAGCTAAACAAACAACTTTGAGATATCCCATTGGGAAAGGTGTAAGGCTGATGATAGTTGCTAAAAAAATTCTTCCGTGGAGATGGTGGGAGTTTCTTGTTTTGAGGAGTTTTAGGAAGATGTAG
- a CDS encoding PP2C family serine/threonine-protein phosphatase, whose protein sequence is MHITNNTKQYSWIGSDEMCLGEISVKQCGNAVIGRYGGNTSAGARKNEDGALVWSHDDWEFAMILDAHYSAESTALLVNTVQNEYENIKVLLEEPIETVFRSIEEYILSLFQSESFKQSCQQVKGETACLICVRKENYIWWFSVGDCLVYLLHEELHTLGQYMLNQRHFYEWVGHVNTFSLPVPCYSSGIRELRTGKNRIVMVTDGVLECGERRYEKPFHLYKDLYQNKEKLTKCVQNVLEHVHHQLGRDSATMISWDYVNHDYSTYPSDQPDKMRPSEPKL, encoded by the coding sequence ATGCATATAACAAATAATACAAAGCAATATTCATGGATCGGCAGTGATGAAATGTGTTTAGGAGAAATTTCAGTTAAGCAATGTGGTAATGCAGTCATTGGACGATATGGTGGCAATACAAGTGCAGGAGCTCGGAAAAATGAAGATGGTGCATTAGTTTGGTCGCATGATGATTGGGAGTTTGCGATGATATTAGATGCACACTATAGTGCAGAAAGTACAGCTTTGTTAGTCAATACAGTGCAAAATGAATATGAAAATATAAAGGTTTTACTAGAGGAACCAATTGAAACGGTATTCCGATCCATTGAAGAGTATATACTATCACTTTTTCAATCAGAGTCATTTAAGCAATCTTGTCAGCAAGTCAAAGGTGAAACAGCTTGCTTAATCTGTGTCCGAAAAGAAAACTATATTTGGTGGTTTTCGGTAGGGGATTGTCTTGTCTACTTATTGCATGAAGAGTTACATACATTAGGGCAATATATGCTGAATCAAAGGCATTTTTATGAATGGGTTGGACATGTAAATACATTTTCACTACCAGTTCCATGTTATTCATCTGGTATTCGAGAATTACGTACAGGAAAAAATAGAATAGTAATGGTTACAGATGGTGTATTAGAATGCGGAGAACGTCGTTATGAAAAGCCGTTTCATTTGTATAAAGACCTGTATCAAAATAAAGAGAAGTTAACGAAATGTGTTCAGAATGTACTAGAACATGTCCATCATCAGCTTGGAAGAGATAGCGCAACAATGATTAGCTGGGATTATGTAAATCATGATTATTCTACTTATCCAAGTGATCAGCCTGATAAAATGCGTCCTTCAGAGCCAAAACTATAA
- a CDS encoding HIT family protein — MACFICKKHQGDIVVPGGAIYEDDLVYVGHVHWEESETYLGYLMIDVKRHTPGLADLNEEEAQAFGLITSRVSRALKECEGAEHIYAFVSGNGVPHMHMHIIPRYPNTPREYWSPTKVADWEGAPYGGTEAIQNLCKRIQAYLVNEYAYNK; from the coding sequence ATGGCTTGTTTTATTTGTAAAAAACATCAGGGAGATATCGTTGTACCTGGCGGAGCAATTTATGAAGATGATCTTGTGTATGTAGGACATGTGCATTGGGAAGAAAGCGAGACGTATTTAGGCTATCTTATGATTGATGTGAAAAGACACACTCCTGGTCTAGCAGACTTAAATGAGGAAGAAGCACAAGCTTTTGGCTTAATCACAAGTAGAGTAAGCCGTGCGCTAAAAGAATGTGAAGGTGCGGAACATATTTATGCATTTGTATCAGGTAATGGTGTGCCACATATGCATATGCACATTATTCCACGTTATCCGAATACACCGAGGGAATATTGGTCTCCAACAAAGGTAGCAGATTGGGAAGGAGCACCATATGGAGGAACAGAAGCAATTCAAAATCTATGTAAAAGGATTCAAGCTTACTTGGTGAACGAATATGCATATAACAAATAA
- a CDS encoding proline/glycine betaine ABC transporter permease: MNNIPRIPLGEWVDSFVAGLYAYFEGLFKGFSFVIGGFVELLTDFLMIIPAFLFIIIVCFLVWYTTRKISLVIFSLIGFLFILNIEYWAQTMQTLSLVLTSVIISILVGIPIGILASQNERFSKILRPTLDFMQTMPAFVYLIPAITFFGVGVVPGIIASVIFAMPPTIRFTDLGIRQVPEDLIEAANAFGSTASQKLFKVQLPLATGTIMAGVNQSIMLSLSMVVTASLVGAPGLGVDVYRSVTQVNIGMGFEAGLAIVVIAIVLDRITQGFHRKK; encoded by the coding sequence ATGAATAATATTCCGCGTATTCCTTTAGGCGAATGGGTCGATTCATTTGTGGCGGGTTTATATGCATATTTTGAAGGGCTTTTCAAAGGGTTTTCTTTTGTCATTGGAGGGTTTGTAGAGTTACTTACAGATTTTTTAATGATTATCCCCGCTTTTTTATTTATCATTATCGTGTGTTTTCTCGTTTGGTATACGACCCGTAAAATATCGTTAGTTATTTTTTCATTAATCGGATTTCTTTTTATCCTAAATATTGAGTATTGGGCACAAACGATGCAAACATTATCACTCGTTCTAACATCTGTAATTATTTCTATTCTTGTTGGTATTCCAATTGGAATTTTAGCATCTCAAAATGAACGGTTTTCAAAAATTTTAAGACCTACTTTAGATTTCATGCAAACAATGCCAGCCTTTGTTTATCTCATTCCAGCTATTACATTCTTCGGTGTAGGCGTCGTACCAGGCATTATTGCATCAGTTATTTTTGCGATGCCCCCAACGATTCGTTTTACTGATTTAGGAATCAGACAAGTACCAGAAGACTTAATCGAGGCCGCAAATGCATTTGGTTCAACAGCATCTCAAAAGCTATTCAAAGTACAGCTGCCACTCGCAACAGGAACGATTATGGCCGGCGTAAACCAAAGTATTATGCTTTCATTATCAATGGTTGTAACCGCTTCTCTTGTAGGCGCACCAGGGCTAGGTGTCGATGTGTATCGATCTGTTACACAAGTAAACATCGGTATGGGCTTTGAAGCTGGACTAGCTATTGTAGTGATTGCGATTGTGTTAGACAGAATTACGCAAGGGTTTCATAGGAAAAAATGA
- a CDS encoding glycine betaine/L-proline ABC transporter ATP-binding protein produces the protein MENTKVRVENVTKVFGKNPLRGVALLKEGKSKAEILKETGMNVGVKKASFEVYTGEIFVIMGLSGSGKSTLVRMLNQLIKPTAGHIYIDGEDIATMGKEALRKVRRTKMSMVFQKFALFPHRTVLQNVAYGLEVQGIPVEEREEKALESLKLVGLEHNKDSYPGQLSGGMQQRVGIARALTNDPDVLLMDESFSALDPLIRKEMQDELLELQDKMEKTIIFITHDLDEALRIGDRIALMKDGEIVQIGTPEEIMMSPANEFVERFVADVNLGKVITAESIMRRPETLLIDRGPRVALQIMRNASVSTVYVVNKKHEFLGVLTADDASKAVQKQWPIADLLLKDISHVYLDTLLEEMYAKMAEMKLPLPVIDDKKRLKGIIKRESVIQALAGNIEEEVNDNE, from the coding sequence ATGGAAAATACAAAAGTTCGTGTTGAAAACGTGACAAAAGTGTTTGGAAAAAATCCATTAAGAGGCGTTGCTTTATTAAAAGAAGGAAAAAGCAAGGCAGAAATTTTAAAAGAAACTGGAATGAATGTCGGAGTAAAGAAAGCAAGTTTTGAAGTGTATACAGGAGAAATTTTTGTCATTATGGGGTTATCAGGAAGTGGAAAGTCTACGCTTGTTCGTATGTTAAATCAATTGATTAAACCCACTGCTGGACATATATACATAGACGGAGAAGATATTGCGACGATGGGGAAGGAAGCCTTGCGGAAGGTAAGAAGAACGAAAATGAGCATGGTCTTTCAAAAATTTGCGTTATTTCCTCATCGTACCGTCTTACAAAATGTAGCATATGGATTAGAAGTGCAAGGAATACCGGTAGAGGAAAGAGAAGAAAAAGCACTGGAATCGCTTAAATTAGTAGGATTAGAACATAATAAAGATAGTTACCCAGGACAGTTAAGTGGTGGTATGCAGCAGCGCGTTGGTATCGCAAGAGCGTTAACAAATGATCCGGATGTTCTTCTTATGGATGAATCATTTAGTGCATTAGATCCACTCATCCGAAAAGAAATGCAAGATGAGTTATTAGAACTGCAAGATAAAATGGAAAAAACGATTATTTTTATTACACATGACTTAGATGAGGCGCTGCGAATTGGTGATCGCATTGCACTAATGAAAGATGGAGAAATTGTTCAAATTGGAACACCAGAAGAAATTATGATGAGCCCTGCCAATGAATTTGTAGAGAGATTTGTGGCAGATGTAAATTTAGGGAAAGTCATCACTGCCGAATCCATCATGAGAAGACCAGAAACGTTATTGATTGACCGAGGCCCACGAGTAGCGCTGCAAATTATGAGAAATGCAAGTGTATCCACCGTATATGTAGTGAATAAAAAACATGAGTTTCTAGGCGTTTTAACTGCTGATGATGCAAGTAAAGCAGTTCAAAAACAATGGCCAATTGCTGATTTATTACTAAAAGATATCTCTCACGTATATTTAGATACGTTACTTGAAGAGATGTATGCAAAAATGGCAGAAATGAAGCTACCCTTACCGGTTATCGATGATAAGAAAAGGTTAAAAGGGATTATAAAACGTGAAAGTGTCATTCAAGCTCTAGCAGGAAATATAGAGGAAGAGGTGAATGACAATGAATAA
- a CDS encoding glycine betaine ABC transporter substrate-binding protein: MKRKIWMISILFLISIIVTACNTTNANTKGKIKLGVTSWKENIATANMWKVLLEQKGYKVELMYLEKAAVWTGVARGDVDANLEVWLPVTDKPLYEKYKDNLVIKSKWYEGTGLGLVVPSYMTNINSIEDLNAHKDELNNKIIGIEPGSSLMNLTDKAMKSYGIELKLVQSSEAAMMSELKKAYSNKKPIAVTLWNPHWGFSEFDLKYLKDPKKVYGEKDDIYYSVRKGFEKDYPEVIKYFEKWKMTDEQLGTLMVMLNKTKDPEQAARDWIKKNQQVVDSWIKD; this comes from the coding sequence ATGAAGCGTAAAATATGGATGATAAGCATTTTGTTTTTAATCAGTATAATTGTCACCGCTTGTAACACAACTAATGCGAATACAAAAGGAAAAATCAAACTTGGTGTAACAAGCTGGAAAGAAAACATTGCTACGGCAAATATGTGGAAAGTATTACTTGAACAAAAAGGATATAAAGTTGAATTAATGTATTTAGAAAAAGCTGCAGTTTGGACCGGTGTAGCACGAGGAGATGTGGATGCAAATCTAGAAGTTTGGCTCCCTGTTACTGACAAACCACTTTATGAAAAATATAAAGACAACCTTGTAATAAAATCAAAATGGTATGAAGGAACAGGTCTTGGTTTAGTTGTTCCCTCTTATATGACAAACATCAACAGCATCGAAGACTTAAATGCTCATAAGGACGAATTGAACAATAAAATTATTGGTATCGAACCTGGAAGCAGTCTGATGAATTTAACCGATAAAGCCATGAAATCATATGGCATTGAGCTTAAACTTGTCCAATCTTCAGAAGCTGCGATGATGAGTGAGTTAAAGAAAGCCTATAGTAACAAGAAACCAATCGCTGTTACATTATGGAATCCACACTGGGGCTTTTCAGAATTTGATTTAAAATATTTAAAAGACCCTAAGAAAGTATATGGTGAAAAAGATGATATTTATTACTCTGTACGAAAAGGATTCGAAAAAGATTATCCTGAGGTCATCAAGTACTTCGAGAAATGGAAAATGACCGATGAGCAGCTCGGAACGCTAATGGTCATGCTGAATAAAACAAAAGATCCTGAACAAGCTGCTAGGGACTGGATTAAGAAAAATCAACAGGTAGTCGATTCTTGGATCAAAGATTAA
- the clpP gene encoding ATP-dependent Clp endopeptidase proteolytic subunit ClpP — MNAIPYVVEQTKLGERSYDIYSRLLKDRIIMIGSEINEQVASSVVAQLLFLEAEDAEKDIFLYINSPGGSTSAGFAILDTMNYIKPDVQTLCMGLAASFGALLLLAGAKGKRFALPNSEIMIHQPLGGAQGQATEIEISAKRILKLKQDINQIIADQTGQPIEKIAHDTERDYFMTAEEAKKYGIVDAVIRKIK; from the coding sequence ATGAATGCAATTCCTTATGTTGTTGAGCAAACAAAGCTCGGAGAACGTTCGTATGATATTTATTCAAGACTGCTCAAAGATCGAATCATTATGATTGGATCAGAAATTAATGAGCAAGTAGCGAGCAGTGTCGTTGCGCAGTTATTGTTTTTAGAAGCTGAGGATGCTGAGAAAGATATTTTCCTTTATATCAATAGCCCTGGTGGCTCTACTTCGGCAGGATTTGCGATTTTAGATACGATGAATTATATTAAGCCAGATGTTCAAACGCTTTGTATGGGTCTCGCAGCATCATTTGGAGCTTTATTGCTACTGGCTGGGGCAAAAGGGAAACGTTTTGCATTGCCAAACAGTGAAATTATGATCCATCAACCACTTGGCGGGGCACAGGGGCAAGCAACTGAAATTGAAATATCAGCAAAGCGAATTTTAAAGTTAAAACAAGATATTAATCAAATTATTGCTGATCAAACAGGGCAGCCAATTGAAAAAATCGCACATGATACAGAAAGAGATTATTTTATGACTGCAGAAGAAGCGAAGAAGTATGGAATTGTAGATGCTGTTATTCGAAAAATTAAATAG
- a CDS encoding RNA polymerase subunit sigma-70, producing MCTKVKQFLESHVDMNHSNINFLIEHYAELNRYCTFLTKDKWDGEDLAQETICKVLQKYVHKTEVRDICITLLYKVARNQWLDQIKAKPSQAKIEQHLYEEPHEKIADLHEMVERVLSSLNVQQSVIFILKDVFQYSLSDIAKVCSISEGAVKASLFRSRNKIKKINDEDVFEIADQEAEVEIVVTAIQQQRPELLTKLLPTLQFTHFSFQQPVLLFNKKMSSSHGYMLCAA from the coding sequence TTGTGCACAAAAGTAAAGCAATTCCTGGAATCCCATGTTGATATGAATCATTCAAATATAAATTTCCTCATAGAGCATTATGCAGAGTTAAACAGGTACTGTACGTTTTTAACAAAGGACAAATGGGACGGAGAAGATCTTGCCCAAGAAACGATATGTAAAGTATTGCAGAAGTATGTTCATAAAACAGAGGTACGAGACATATGTATCACACTTTTATACAAAGTAGCTCGAAATCAGTGGTTAGATCAAATAAAAGCAAAACCATCTCAAGCGAAAATTGAACAACATTTATATGAAGAACCGCATGAAAAGATTGCTGATTTGCATGAAATGGTTGAAAGGGTATTGTCTTCTTTAAATGTACAACAATCAGTCATTTTTATATTAAAGGATGTCTTTCAATATAGTTTATCTGATATCGCAAAGGTGTGTTCGATATCAGAAGGTGCGGTAAAAGCTTCGTTATTTCGTAGTCGGAATAAGATTAAAAAGATAAATGATGAAGATGTTTTTGAAATTGCTGACCAGGAGGCTGAAGTTGAAATAGTTGTGACAGCCATACAGCAACAAAGACCAGAATTATTAACCAAACTACTTCCAACATTACAATTCACACACTTCTCCTTCCAGCAACCGGTACTATTATTTAACAAAAAAATGTCGTCTTCTCACGGTTATATGTTATGTGCGGCATAA